DNA sequence from the Nesterenkonia lutea genome:
CCAGCGCTCGGATGCCGAAGCGGGTGGCCAGCACGCGATCGTAGCCGGTGGGATTTCCTCCGCGCTGGATGTGGCCCAGAGTCGTGTTGCGGGACTCGATGCCGGTCTTGGCCTCGATCTGACGGGTCACCCAGTCGCCGATTCCACCGAGCCGGGGACGGCCGTCCTCCTCCTCGCCCTTGCCGGCGAGAGCCTCCTCCGCGTCCTCCGGGATGAATCCCTCGGCCACGACCACGAGCGGCGAGCGTCCCCGGGAGTGAACCTGCTCCACCCATTCGCAGACCTGGTCCATGGAGATTCGGTGCTCCGGGATCAGGATGGCGTGGGCTCCGGCCGCCATGCCCGAGTGCAGGGCGATCCATCCCACGTGGCGACCCATGACCTCGGCGACCATGCAGCGATGGTGGGACTCGCCGGTGGTGCGCAGCCGATCCATCGCATCGGTCGCGATGGAGATCGCCGTGTCGAAGCCGAAGGTGTAGTCGGTGGCCTTGAGGTCGTTGTCGATGGTCTTGGGCACGCCGACCACGGGGATGCCGTCGTCGGCGAGGCGCTTGGCGCCGGCGAGCGTGCCTTCGCCGCCGATGGCGATCACCGCATCGATGTCATGGCGCTTGAGCTGCTTGGCCATGTTCTCGGGCCCGCCCTGCGGGTGGTTGTACGGGTGGGTGCGGGAGGTGCCGAGGATCGTGCCCCCCTCGCGGGAGAGGCCGCGCACAGACTGTCGGGGGAGGTCGATGTAGTCACCCTCGATGACTCCTCGCCAGCCGCCCTTGAAGCCGACGAATTCATCGCCGTAGCTCTTGATGCCGTGCAGCACGGAGGAGCGGATGACGGCATTGAGGCCGGGGCAGTCGCCGCCGGAGGTGAGCAGTCCGATACGCATGTGATTCAGCTCGTCCCTTCATGGATTCCAGGTGGATCTCGAGCCTGACTTCCTCGGCAGGTGCTGCTACGAGTCTATGGGCTGGGCTCCCAGGTTTCACCCGGTCACCGGTCACCGATCACCGCGGGCGGACTGGAGTCCTTGTCCAGCTTCTAGGTGTACTGACCTGACAGGTTAATCAATCTGGTGATGGGAGCCTTGTTCCCGCAGGCGGTGTGGGGCCGGTGATGATTATATTCGTGGAGCCATCCCGCAAGGTCATCCCGGCGCTGTGTCTCGCTGGTATAACAACGCGCATAACCCCACCCATCAGCCAGGGTGCGATGGAATCGTTCGATCTTGCCGTTGGTCTGTGGCCGGCGAGGCCGAGTCCGGCAGTGCCGGATGCCGAGTTCGATACATGTGTCTCGCCACAGGTGTGAGACGTAGGCCGAACCGTTGTCTGAGAGAACCCTTCGGGTGGTGACCCCGCGCTCGGCGAACCACGTCACGGCCCGTTTCAGCACCGCGGTGGCCGTGGCGGCGGTCTCGTCATCGTGGACCTCGGCGTAGGCCACCCGGGAGTGGTCATCGATCACCGTATGCACGAAGGCGTACCCCATTTTGGGGTTGCGATACTGATTCTTCGGCTTTCCCAGGGTCGCGGCCCGGTTCCGTCCACCCTGGGAGCGACCTACGAAGCGCCAGCCGCCGCCGTCGGGGATGTTGCCGAGCTTCTTGACATCTACGTGGAGCAGATCCCCGGGTGCAGCGTGTTCGTAGCGGCGAACGGGCTCACCGGTGGCCCGGTCCACATGGGCGAGCCGATGCAGCCCGCACCGAGTCAGCACCCGGTGAGCGGTCGAGGGAGCGACCCCGGTCGCGGCGGCGAGCTGGACCGGACCGACCCGCTTACGAAGCCGCAGCGACACGATCCGCTTCGTCACCGCAGGCGGGGTCTTTGCCGGCATGCGGTCTGGACGGCTGGAGCGATCGGCCATCGGCTCCCCGGCTGCGTACCGGTCCGCCCAGCGCTTCACGGTCGGCCAGGCGCATTGAAACCGTGCCGCGACTTCGGAGATCGGGACGCCTCGATCGATGACCAGCTGGGCGACCTTCAGGCGGTGACGCGGAGTCAGAGCAGCGTTAGCGTGGGACATGGGAGCCTCCTGTGCGTGAGCGGATACTTAGGCAGTTCCACTCCACCGCAGGAGGCTCTCTTTGTGCCAGGGTTCAGATCAGCGGATCACACAGAGTTAACCAACGTCCCCGGTCAGTACATCTAGGCGAGCAGCTCCTGGATGCGCTGAAGGCCCCTCTCCAGGTCTTCGTCTCCCAGGGCATAGGACAGGCGCAGGAATCCGCTGGGACCGAAGGCCTCACCCGGGACCACGGCGACCTTGGCCTGTTCGAGGATGATCTCCGCCAGCTCGGCCGAGGTCTGCGGCGTCTGTCCCCCGATCTCCCGACCCAGGGCCTCGCGGACATCCACATAGACGTAGAAGGCCCCCTCCGGGGTGGGGCAGGAGAACCCTTCGACGGCGTTGAGTCCGCTGACGATGGCCCTGCGGCGTCGATCAAAGGCCGTCTTCATCTTCTCCACGGCTTCGAGGGACCCCTCGACCGCGGCGAGAGCCGCCATCTGCGAGACATTGGCGACGTTGCTGGTGGCGTGGGACTGCAGGTTCGAGGCGGCCTTGATGATGTCGGTGGGACCGACCATCCACCCGACCCGCCACCCGGTCATGGCGTAGGTCTTGGCGACCCCGTTGAGGATGACGACCTGATCGGCCAGCTCGGGCAGCGCTGCGATGGAGGTGAACTCGGCGTCGTCGTAGGTCAGGTGCTCATAGATCTCGTCGGTGACGACCCACAGTCCCTTCTCAGCGGCCCAGCGGCCGATCTCGCGCACCGCCTCCGGGGAGTAGACCGCGCCCGTGGGATTGGAGGGGGAGACGAACACGAGCACCTTGGTCCGCTCGGTGAGGACGCTCTCCAGCTGGTCCAGGGTGACCTTGTAGCCCTGCTCGGGTCCCGCGAAGATGTCCACCGGGACGCCGCCGGCCAGCTTGATCGCCTCCGGGTAGGTGGTCCAGAAGGGTGTCGGGACGATGACCTCGTCGCCCGGGTCCAGCAGCGTGGCAAAGGTGTTGTAGACGGCCTGCTTGCCACCATTGGTGATCAGCACGTTCGCCGGGGCGAGCGGCTCACCATCGATCACGTAGCCAGAGTCGCGGGTGGTCTTCTGCGCCACGGCCCTGCGCAGCTCGGGCAGCCCGGCGGCGGGGGAGTAGCGGTGGAAACGCGGCTGCTGCGCAGCTTCGATCGCTGCGGAGACGATGTAGTCAGGGGTCGGGAAGTCCGGCTCACCCGCGCCGAACCCGATGACATCCTCACCGGCGGCCTTCATCGCTTTGGCCTTGGCGTCGACGGCAAGGGTGGCAGACTCGGCGATCGAGCCGATACGGTCGGAGATGCGGGAGCTCGGTGCAGTCATGTCGGTGGGATCCTTTCGGGATTCATGGACTGATTCAACAGTACCGGTTTGTCCTGTGCCGGGCCGAGAGCGTAGACTCGTCTCCCGGTGTCTCCGGCACCTCCGATCGATCGTGCCCCAAAACCGGTTCGCCGGCAGGGGTGCGGTAGCGTGACGGAGGATCGGGATCCCTAGGGCAGTGGCGCAATTGGTAGCGCAACGGTCTCCAAAACCGTAGGTTGCAGGTTCGAGTCCTGTCTGCCCTGCTAGGCACCCGCCTTAACCGTGAACAGATGGAGTCTTTGTGTCCCAGTCGCCTTCGACGCCAGAGCAGGGCTCCACGCCTGACGGCGGCGAACCGAAGGGCCCGTTCGGGAAGGTGTGGCTGTTCCTTCGCCAGGTCATCGACGAGCTCAAGAAGGTCGTCGTCCCGACGAGGCGCGAGCTGACCAACTACACGCTGGTCGTGCTGGTCTTCGTCGTGATCGTGATCGGGATCGTCACCGGATTCGATGCCATCTTCAGCCGAGGGGCCGAAGCACTCTTCGGCTCCACGGGGAGCGGAGTCGAGCAGCCCGCGGAGCCGCCGGCCCAGGACGGCGCCGGAGACGGCGGCGCTGGGGATGATGGCGCCGCTGAAGACGGCGCAGGAGAAGACAGCGCTGAAAACGGTGACTGACAACTGACGAGGAAGCGATGACGCAGTCAGCGCATTCGTCACGTGAACGAGAGCTCGCCGTGTGGTCGGTGAGCACCACGGAAAGCAGGAGAACAGTGTCTGATCAGGATCTTTCGCAGCAGGCCGAAGAGGTCGACGCCGCCCAGGACGCCCCTGCAGAGGCAGCAGGGCAGACCACAGCCGCTGCCGACGAGGCAGCTGAGGCTGAGTCCCAGGACGAGTCCCAGCCTGAGACCGAGGGCGAGCAGCAGGACGCGTCCGAGCAGGCAGAGGACTCAGTGCAGGACGTCTCCGGCGAGGACTCGACCGAGGACTCCGCCGAGGACACGACTGAGCAGAGCGACTCCACCGAGGATGGGGCCGACACGCAGACGGAGGTGCCCGAGGAGGAGAAGTCCTACGAGGAGCGCGCCGCTGCGCTGAAGTCCAAGCTGCGCCGCCAGCTCGGTGACTGGTACGTGGTGCACACCTACGCCGGCTATGAGAAGCGCGTGAAGTCCAACCTGGAGACCCGCATCCAGACTCAGGACATGGAGGACCACATCTTCGAGATCGAGGTCCCCATGGAAGAGGTCGTGGAGATCAAGGGAACTCAGCGCAAGGTCGTCACCCGAGTCCGGATCCCCGGCTACGTGATCGTCCGCATGGAGCTCACCGACGCCTCCTGGGGCGTGGTGCGCCACACTCCGGGCGTCACCGGTTTCGTCGGCAACGCCCACGATCCGCATCCGCTGAGCTCCGACGAGGTCTTCGCGATGCTCTCGGATCACCTGCTCGGCAAGCCCGACGCCCCCAAGCACGGCGAGGCGGAGGACGGCACCGGTGCGGCGGCCGACTCGAACATCAAGGTCGACTTCGAGATCGGCGAATCCGTCACCGTCACCGATGGCCCCTTCGCCACGCTTCCCGCCTCGATCTCCGAGATCAATGCAGATTCACGTCAGCTCGTGGTCCTGGTCTCGATCTTCGAGCGCGAGACTCCGGTGACGCTGAACTTCAACCAGGTCGAGAAGATCTACTGAGGCTCTGCGGAGCAGGCGAGGCGCGACGTCGTCGTCTGAGCTGCTGAGACAACTACAAACTTTCGACGCCGCAGGTAGCTTTGGCCTGCGGCGTCGAACCGGTCATCACGCCATGATGACCACCCCCCTGCGCCACGCTCCTGTGGCACGGGGACACCAGGTGAGGGCTCTGGCCTTCCGGATCGCACAGCGAGCCGGGCGCAGAGCCTGCAACGTAAGAAAAGGACGCTGAACATGGCCCCGAAGAAGAAAGTCTCCGGCCTGATCAAGCTGCAGATCAACGCAGGCGCCGCTAACCCGGCCCCGCCGATCGGTCCCGCACTCGGTCAGCACGGTGTCAACATCATGGAGTTCTGCAAGGCTTACAACGCCGCGACTGAGTCCCAGCGCGGCAATGTGATCCCTGTGGAGATCACGGTCTACGAGGACCGCTCCTTCACCTTCGTCACCAAGACCCCGCCGGCCGCCGAGCTGATCAAGAAGGCAGCAGGCGTGGCCAAGGGCTCGGGCGTGCCGCACACCGAGAAGGTCGGCAAGCTGACGCAGTCCCAGGTCGAAGAGATCGCGCAGACCAAGATGGAGGACCTCAACGCG
Encoded proteins:
- a CDS encoding IS481 family transposase, with protein sequence MSHANAALTPRHRLKVAQLVIDRGVPISEVAARFQCAWPTVKRWADRYAAGEPMADRSSRPDRMPAKTPPAVTKRIVSLRLRKRVGPVQLAAATGVAPSTAHRVLTRCGLHRLAHVDRATGEPVRRYEHAAPGDLLHVDVKKLGNIPDGGGWRFVGRSQGGRNRAATLGKPKNQYRNPKMGYAFVHTVIDDHSRVAYAEVHDDETAATATAVLKRAVTWFAERGVTTRRVLSDNGSAYVSHLWRDTCIELGIRHCRTRPRRPQTNGKIERFHRTLADGWGYARCYTSETQRRDDLAGWLHEYNHHRPHTACGNKAPITRLINLSGQYT
- a CDS encoding pyridoxal phosphate-dependent aminotransferase encodes the protein MTAPSSRISDRIGSIAESATLAVDAKAKAMKAAGEDVIGFGAGEPDFPTPDYIVSAAIEAAQQPRFHRYSPAAGLPELRRAVAQKTTRDSGYVIDGEPLAPANVLITNGGKQAVYNTFATLLDPGDEVIVPTPFWTTYPEAIKLAGGVPVDIFAGPEQGYKVTLDQLESVLTERTKVLVFVSPSNPTGAVYSPEAVREIGRWAAEKGLWVVTDEIYEHLTYDDAEFTSIAALPELADQVVILNGVAKTYAMTGWRVGWMVGPTDIIKAASNLQSHATSNVANVSQMAALAAVEGSLEAVEKMKTAFDRRRRAIVSGLNAVEGFSCPTPEGAFYVYVDVREALGREIGGQTPQTSAELAEIILEQAKVAVVPGEAFGPSGFLRLSYALGDEDLERGLQRIQELLA
- the rplK gene encoding 50S ribosomal protein L11 gives rise to the protein MAPKKKVSGLIKLQINAGAANPAPPIGPALGQHGVNIMEFCKAYNAATESQRGNVIPVEITVYEDRSFTFVTKTPPAAELIKKAAGVAKGSGVPHTEKVGKLTQSQVEEIAQTKMEDLNANDLAGASKIVAGTARSMGITVEG
- the secE gene encoding preprotein translocase subunit SecE: MSQSPSTPEQGSTPDGGEPKGPFGKVWLFLRQVIDELKKVVVPTRRELTNYTLVVLVFVVIVIGIVTGFDAIFSRGAEALFGSTGSGVEQPAEPPAQDGAGDGGAGDDGAAEDGAGEDSAENGD
- the nusG gene encoding transcription termination/antitermination protein NusG, with amino-acid sequence MSDQDLSQQAEEVDAAQDAPAEAAGQTTAAADEAAEAESQDESQPETEGEQQDASEQAEDSVQDVSGEDSTEDSAEDTTEQSDSTEDGADTQTEVPEEEKSYEERAAALKSKLRRQLGDWYVVHTYAGYEKRVKSNLETRIQTQDMEDHIFEIEVPMEEVVEIKGTQRKVVTRVRIPGYVIVRMELTDASWGVVRHTPGVTGFVGNAHDPHPLSSDEVFAMLSDHLLGKPDAPKHGEAEDGTGAAADSNIKVDFEIGESVTVTDGPFATLPASISEINADSRQLVVLVSIFERETPVTLNFNQVEKIY
- a CDS encoding 6-phosphofructokinase; translation: MRIGLLTSGGDCPGLNAVIRSSVLHGIKSYGDEFVGFKGGWRGVIEGDYIDLPRQSVRGLSREGGTILGTSRTHPYNHPQGGPENMAKQLKRHDIDAVIAIGGEGTLAGAKRLADDGIPVVGVPKTIDNDLKATDYTFGFDTAISIATDAMDRLRTTGESHHRCMVAEVMGRHVGWIALHSGMAAGAHAILIPEHRISMDQVCEWVEQVHSRGRSPLVVVAEGFIPEDAEEALAGKGEEEDGRPRLGGIGDWVTRQIEAKTGIESRNTTLGHIQRGGNPTGYDRVLATRFGIRALDLVHERAWGHMAALRGTEIVKVDLAEALDGLKAVPAERYDEAQILFGR